From the genome of Streptomyces sp. V1I1, one region includes:
- a CDS encoding MerR family transcriptional regulator, with protein sequence MRISELSRRSGVSTATIKYYLREGLLPPGRATAATQAEYGESHVRRLRLIRALIGVRGLSVSAAKDVLEAVSEHATDLHELLGLVFGVWPASGAAKDEDGEADDSEVSALLAEMGWEVSEHNPARDVITQTLHTLRSLDVDYDWHSLVPYAQLAEKTATLDLDQLEGPDDPLEKAERAVLLTFLLEPALLALRRLAQEAESTVRYRS encoded by the coding sequence ATGCGAATTTCTGAGTTGAGCCGCCGCAGTGGGGTGTCCACCGCGACGATCAAGTACTACCTGCGCGAAGGGCTCCTGCCGCCGGGCCGCGCCACCGCGGCGACCCAGGCGGAGTACGGAGAGTCCCATGTGCGGCGCCTCCGGCTGATCCGCGCCCTGATCGGCGTGCGAGGGCTGTCGGTCAGTGCAGCCAAGGACGTACTGGAGGCCGTCTCCGAGCACGCGACCGACCTGCATGAGCTGCTCGGCCTCGTCTTCGGTGTCTGGCCTGCCTCCGGCGCCGCCAAGGACGAGGACGGCGAGGCGGACGACTCCGAAGTGAGCGCGCTGCTGGCGGAGATGGGCTGGGAGGTCTCGGAGCACAATCCCGCCCGTGACGTCATCACGCAGACGCTGCACACCCTGCGCTCTCTCGACGTGGACTACGACTGGCACTCACTCGTTCCCTACGCGCAGCTCGCCGAGAAAACCGCCACCCTGGACCTGGACCAGCTCGAAGGTCCGGACGATCCGCTCGAAAAGGCGGAGCGCGCCGTACTCCTTACGTTTCTCCTGGAGCCGGCGCTGCTGGCCCTGCGCCGCCTCGCGCAGGAAGCCGAGTCGACCGTTCGGTACCGCAGTTGA
- a CDS encoding activator-dependent family glycosyltransferase — MRVIFTSFALDAHFLGQVPLAWALRSAGHEVRIVSQPALTGTINAAGLTAVPVGDDHTVLDALAGTETEWDATLDLDPARPEMDHWEFLQPLHEEVTNRFFRRANNDSMIEGLVRFARAWRPDLVISEPFTLAGAIAAEVTGAAHARLLWGADLFLDQRQRFLRELANRPAAQRTDPLAQWLGGVLDRYGLVFDERLVRGQWTIDQMPSGVRLPLGERTLPMRYIPYNGTAVVPDWLREPPARPRVCLTMGITSRGGAEHLTASLSNMFDAVADLDVEIVATLNAAQREQVPRLPDNVRAVDFVPLHALLPTCSAIAHHGGAGTWSTACASGVPQLIFPSVWDDFYRARRTAEVGAGLVIPSAELTSATLREGLRRLLEESHFSDGAERLRREMLADPAPSDVVPLLEKLTLEHQDPGW; from the coding sequence GTGCGCGTCATCTTCACGTCATTCGCCCTGGACGCCCACTTCCTGGGCCAGGTCCCGCTCGCCTGGGCCCTGCGCTCGGCCGGCCACGAGGTGCGGATCGTCAGCCAGCCGGCACTGACCGGCACCATCAACGCGGCCGGGCTGACCGCCGTGCCGGTGGGGGACGACCACACCGTGCTCGATGCCCTCGCCGGCACCGAGACGGAGTGGGACGCCACCCTCGACCTCGATCCGGCCCGGCCCGAGATGGACCACTGGGAGTTTCTCCAGCCACTGCATGAAGAGGTGACCAACAGGTTCTTTCGCCGGGCCAACAACGACTCGATGATCGAAGGGCTGGTGCGGTTCGCCCGCGCCTGGCGTCCGGACCTGGTGATCTCGGAGCCGTTCACGCTCGCGGGCGCCATCGCGGCGGAGGTCACCGGGGCGGCGCACGCCCGGCTGCTGTGGGGCGCGGACCTCTTCCTCGACCAGCGGCAGAGGTTCCTGCGGGAGCTCGCGAACCGACCCGCGGCCCAGCGGACCGACCCTTTGGCTCAGTGGCTCGGTGGTGTGCTCGATCGCTACGGGCTGGTCTTCGACGAGCGGCTGGTCCGGGGGCAGTGGACGATCGACCAGATGCCTTCCGGCGTCCGACTGCCGCTCGGCGAGCGCACGCTGCCGATGCGCTACATCCCGTACAACGGCACCGCCGTCGTACCGGACTGGCTGCGCGAGCCGCCGGCCCGCCCGCGCGTCTGCCTCACCATGGGCATCACGTCGCGGGGCGGCGCCGAGCACCTGACCGCTTCGCTGTCGAACATGTTCGACGCCGTCGCCGATCTCGACGTCGAGATCGTCGCCACCCTCAACGCCGCCCAGCGCGAGCAGGTCCCGCGGTTGCCCGACAACGTGCGGGCTGTCGACTTCGTCCCCCTGCACGCGCTGCTGCCGACCTGCTCGGCGATCGCGCACCACGGCGGCGCGGGAACGTGGTCGACCGCGTGCGCCTCCGGGGTGCCGCAGCTCATCTTCCCGTCGGTCTGGGACGACTTCTACCGGGCCAGGCGGACCGCCGAGGTCGGTGCCGGTCTTGTCATCCCCTCCGCCGAGTTGACTTCGGCCACTCTGCGGGAGGGCCTGCGGCGGCTGCTTGAGGAGTCGCACTTCTCGGACGGCGCCGAACGGCTTCGCCGGGAGATGCTGGCCGATCCGGCTCCGAGTGACGTGGTCCCGCTGCTGGAGAAGCTGACGCTCGAGCACCAGGACCCCGGGTGGTGA
- the rfbA gene encoding glucose-1-phosphate thymidylyltransferase RfbA, producing MRGILLAGGTGSRLWPLTLTVSKQLMPIYDKPMVYYPLSTLMMAGITEVLIVTTRQDQEQFQRLLGDGSQWGMHLEYAVQERPEGIAQALLLAAPFIGDQPVALILGDNIFHGNGLGTRLAENKGLSGARIFAYPVADPSQLGVVEFDEYGKVISIEEKPQQPKSRYAVPGLYFYDHEVVDIAKALRPSTRGELEITAVNETYLRLGALQVTVLDRGAAWLDTGTFEALVQASEYVRVVEQRQGFKIGCVEEVAWRMDLIDDAQLRTLAGPLLKSGYGAYLLDLLDRPDGPHDVAGRRTRAAAGNRL from the coding sequence ATGCGCGGAATTCTTCTCGCGGGCGGGACCGGCTCGCGGCTGTGGCCGCTCACCCTCACGGTGTCGAAGCAGCTCATGCCCATCTATGACAAACCGATGGTCTATTACCCGTTGTCGACCCTGATGATGGCCGGGATCACCGAGGTGTTGATCGTGACCACTCGTCAGGATCAGGAGCAGTTTCAACGGCTTCTGGGCGACGGGAGTCAATGGGGCATGCATCTCGAATACGCGGTGCAGGAACGTCCGGAAGGGATTGCCCAAGCACTCTTGCTGGCCGCCCCATTCATCGGGGACCAGCCGGTGGCATTGATCCTGGGTGACAACATCTTCCACGGCAACGGACTGGGCACCAGGCTCGCCGAGAACAAGGGGCTGAGCGGCGCCCGCATTTTTGCCTATCCGGTCGCCGACCCCTCCCAGCTGGGCGTGGTGGAATTCGACGAGTACGGCAAGGTGATCTCCATCGAGGAGAAGCCGCAACAGCCGAAGTCCCGCTACGCCGTACCCGGCCTCTACTTCTACGACCACGAGGTCGTGGACATTGCCAAGGCGCTACGCCCCAGCACACGAGGGGAGTTGGAGATAACCGCCGTCAACGAGACCTACCTGCGGCTGGGCGCTCTTCAGGTGACCGTCCTCGACCGAGGGGCCGCCTGGCTGGACACCGGGACATTCGAGGCCCTTGTGCAGGCCTCGGAATATGTCCGGGTGGTGGAGCAGCGCCAGGGTTTCAAGATAGGCTGCGTCGAAGAGGTCGCATGGCGAATGGACTTAATCGATGACGCCCAATTGCGTACCCTGGCCGGGCCCTTGCTGAAAAGCGGCTACGGCGCCTACCTGTTGGACCTGTTGGACCGGCCGGACGGTCCCCATGACGTGGCCGGAAGGCGAACTCGGGCCGCAGCAGGAAACCGCCTCTGA
- a CDS encoding dTDP-4-dehydrorhamnose 3,5-epimerase family protein — MQVQQLDIEGVFEFTPPVYKDHRGLFSSPYQDAPFTEGVGRTIFPVRDISHNISARGVLRGIHFTKTPPGRAKYVYCPYGRVQDYLIDLRLGSPTFGHWRTTELGGDSCKALYVPDGVGHAFLSLKDDSMVVYVMAGGYIPENEYSISPFDPELGLTLPEGYEFAQSERDAAAPTLAEARELGMLPEYEACKKVEAELWP; from the coding sequence ATGCAGGTGCAGCAGCTTGACATCGAGGGCGTCTTCGAGTTCACGCCCCCGGTCTACAAGGACCACCGCGGGCTCTTCTCGTCGCCGTACCAGGACGCCCCCTTTACCGAGGGCGTGGGCAGGACGATCTTCCCGGTGCGAGACATCAGCCACAACATATCCGCGCGCGGAGTGCTCCGCGGCATCCACTTCACGAAGACGCCCCCCGGCCGGGCCAAGTATGTCTACTGCCCGTACGGCCGGGTGCAGGACTATCTGATCGACCTGAGGCTGGGTTCGCCGACCTTCGGCCACTGGCGGACGACCGAACTGGGCGGCGACAGCTGCAAGGCCCTGTACGTCCCGGACGGAGTCGGACACGCCTTCCTGTCCCTGAAGGACGACTCGATGGTCGTGTACGTGATGGCGGGCGGCTACATCCCCGAGAACGAGTACTCGATCTCGCCGTTCGACCCGGAACTGGGCCTGACCCTCCCAGAGGGCTACGAATTCGCCCAGTCCGAGCGGGACGCCGCGGCCCCCACCCTGGCCGAGGCCAGGGAACTGGGCATGCTCCCGGAGTACGAGGCATGCAAGAAGGTGGAGGCAGAGCTGTGGCCGTGA
- a CDS encoding DUF3291 domain-containing protein, with protein MPTLPWTKPNPAQPNTRAFVMASRLEVKSIRNVPGFFLKALSAWGQVRSAPGALGASLEAQLLKGVFFTLSAWEDKEALYTYARTEPHKSIMIGLRSTMRSSAFTFWEVPVEELPIAWKDAKARIDAQARADAESAR; from the coding sequence GTGCCAACTCTTCCCTGGACGAAGCCGAACCCGGCTCAGCCCAACACCCGCGCCTTCGTTATGGCCTCCCGCCTTGAGGTGAAGTCCATCAGGAACGTGCCGGGCTTCTTTCTGAAGGCGCTCTCCGCCTGGGGGCAGGTGCGCTCGGCGCCGGGCGCGCTGGGTGCGTCCCTCGAAGCCCAGCTGCTGAAGGGCGTCTTCTTCACCCTGTCCGCCTGGGAGGACAAGGAAGCGCTCTACACCTACGCGAGGACCGAGCCCCACAAGAGCATCATGATCGGCCTGCGATCCACGATGCGCAGCTCGGCCTTCACGTTCTGGGAGGTGCCGGTGGAGGAGCTGCCGATCGCCTGGAAGGACGCCAAGGCGCGCATCGATGCGCAGGCCCGCGCGGACGCGGAGAGCGCCCGCTGA
- a CDS encoding carbonic anhydrase, with the protein MHMLMKNARAFRDRAAARADEFGRLAEGQSPQALFITCSDSRVIPSLITGARPGELFELRTAGSIIPEHDPDRHSSEAATIEYAVEVLGVADIVVCGHSHCGAVGAMARREDLSAVPAVRGWLESASPPPLFTDLSSPAIAEAVQHHVLCQLRQLRDYPCVARRVAEGRLNLHGWFYEIDTGSVLVHRPHDDAFLPL; encoded by the coding sequence ATGCACATGCTCATGAAGAATGCCCGCGCCTTCCGGGACCGGGCCGCCGCCCGCGCCGACGAGTTCGGCCGCCTGGCGGAAGGCCAGTCCCCACAAGCGCTGTTCATCACCTGCTCCGACTCGCGGGTGATCCCCTCACTGATCACCGGAGCCCGCCCCGGCGAGCTCTTCGAACTCCGCACGGCAGGCAGCATCATCCCCGAACACGACCCCGACCGGCACTCGAGCGAGGCAGCCACCATCGAGTACGCCGTCGAGGTGCTCGGCGTCGCCGACATCGTCGTCTGCGGCCACTCCCACTGCGGTGCCGTCGGCGCGATGGCGCGCCGCGAAGACCTCTCCGCCGTCCCCGCGGTCCGCGGCTGGCTGGAGAGTGCGTCACCCCCGCCCCTCTTCACCGACCTTTCTTCACCGGCCATCGCCGAGGCCGTCCAGCACCATGTGCTGTGCCAGCTCCGGCAGTTGCGCGACTACCCATGCGTCGCCCGACGGGTCGCGGAAGGGCGGCTGAACCTGCACGGCTGGTTCTACGAGATAGACACCGGCTCCGTGCTCGTCCACCGGCCGCACGACGACGCGTTCCTTCCGCTGTGA
- the rfbB gene encoding dTDP-glucose 4,6-dehydratase produces the protein MRILVTGGAGFIGSEFVRQLMTGSLQIDAPQVTVLDKLTYSGVQANLAPVADLPGYRFVHGDICDPAVVDEVMAGQDAVVHFAAESHVDRSIAGAMPFVITNVLGTQVLLDAARRHRVGRFLHVSTDEVYGSISEGSWAVGQPLAPNSPYAASKAASDLMVLAHHRTHGMDVVVTRCSNNYGPYQFPEKVIPLFTTRLLAGEPVPLYGDGSNVRDWLHVSDHCRGLALALTRGRAGQVYHLGGGQELSNLELTAELLRATGASRELVEQVADRKGHDLRYSLDISGSRQELGYEPQIPFAQGLAETVAWYRDNHAWWEPLLVSAAVA, from the coding sequence ATGCGCATTCTTGTGACTGGTGGAGCGGGGTTCATCGGCTCGGAGTTCGTGCGTCAATTGATGACGGGCTCGCTCCAGATCGACGCTCCGCAGGTGACCGTGCTGGACAAGCTCACCTACTCCGGGGTGCAGGCCAATCTCGCCCCGGTCGCCGATCTGCCGGGCTACCGCTTCGTCCACGGCGACATCTGCGACCCCGCCGTGGTGGACGAGGTGATGGCGGGTCAAGACGCCGTGGTGCACTTTGCTGCCGAGTCCCATGTGGACCGCTCCATCGCGGGGGCAATGCCGTTCGTCATCACCAATGTGCTCGGCACCCAGGTGCTACTGGATGCTGCGCGTCGGCATCGGGTGGGGCGCTTCCTCCATGTGTCGACCGATGAGGTGTACGGGTCGATCAGCGAGGGCTCATGGGCCGTCGGCCAGCCGCTCGCGCCCAACTCCCCCTACGCCGCGTCCAAGGCGGCCTCCGATCTCATGGTGCTGGCGCACCACCGCACCCACGGCATGGACGTCGTGGTCACCCGCTGTTCCAACAACTACGGGCCGTACCAGTTCCCTGAGAAGGTCATCCCCCTGTTCACGACCCGGCTGCTGGCCGGGGAGCCGGTACCTCTCTACGGTGACGGCTCCAACGTCCGCGACTGGCTGCATGTCAGCGACCACTGTCGCGGCCTGGCCCTGGCGCTGACCCGGGGCCGCGCTGGACAGGTCTATCACCTGGGCGGCGGGCAGGAGTTGAGCAATCTGGAGCTCACCGCCGAGCTGTTGCGGGCTACCGGAGCGAGCCGGGAGTTGGTCGAACAGGTGGCCGACCGTAAAGGCCACGATCTGCGCTACTCGCTGGACATCAGCGGCAGCCGGCAGGAGCTGGGCTACGAGCCACAGATCCCCTTCGCCCAGGGGTTGGCCGAGACGGTCGCCTGGTACCGCGACAACCATGCCTGGTGGGAGCCACTCCTGGTATCGGCGGCTGTCGCATGA
- a CDS encoding DegT/DnrJ/EryC1/StrS aminotransferase family protein produces the protein MTIHVWDYLPEYEKEKDDILAAVEKVFASGRLVLSESVRGFEEEFASYHGAGFCTGVDNGTNALKLALEALGVGPGDEVITVSNTAAPTVIAIVGTGATPVFVDVREEDFLIDTDQVEAAITPRTKVLLPVHLYGQCADMAPLKRIADKHGLKILEDCAQAHGARHGGRLAGTMGDAAAFSFYPTKVLGAYGDGGAVITSDEEIDRNLRQLRYYGMDKVYYVVRTPGHNSRLDEVQAEILRGKLGRLDTYIDGRGAVARRYEEGLGDLTGPGGLQLPATNEGNSHVYYVYVVRHPRRDEILEALKAYDISLNISYPWPVHTMSGFEHLGWRPGSLPVTEKLAGEIFSLPMYPSLPEAVQEKTIAALRDVLAAL, from the coding sequence GTGACCATTCATGTCTGGGACTATCTGCCTGAGTACGAGAAGGAGAAGGACGACATTCTCGCTGCGGTCGAGAAGGTCTTCGCCTCCGGCCGCCTTGTGCTCAGCGAGAGCGTCAGGGGTTTCGAGGAGGAGTTCGCCAGCTACCACGGCGCAGGTTTCTGCACGGGCGTCGACAACGGAACCAACGCCCTCAAGCTGGCACTCGAGGCCCTCGGTGTCGGGCCGGGCGATGAGGTCATCACCGTGTCCAACACGGCGGCGCCGACGGTCATCGCCATCGTCGGCACCGGTGCGACACCGGTGTTCGTGGACGTTCGCGAAGAGGACTTCCTCATCGACACCGACCAGGTCGAGGCTGCCATCACGCCGCGCACCAAGGTGCTGCTGCCGGTCCATCTGTACGGCCAGTGCGCCGACATGGCGCCGCTGAAGCGAATCGCGGACAAGCACGGCCTGAAGATCCTGGAGGACTGCGCGCAGGCCCACGGGGCCCGCCACGGCGGCAGGCTCGCCGGCACGATGGGTGACGCGGCGGCATTCTCCTTCTACCCGACCAAGGTGCTCGGCGCCTACGGCGACGGCGGCGCGGTGATCACCTCCGACGAGGAGATCGACCGAAACCTGCGGCAGTTGCGCTACTACGGCATGGACAAGGTCTACTACGTCGTGAGGACGCCGGGCCACAACTCCCGCCTGGACGAGGTGCAGGCCGAGATCCTGCGCGGCAAGCTCGGCCGCCTCGACACGTACATCGATGGCCGGGGCGCGGTGGCCCGCCGCTACGAGGAAGGCCTCGGCGACCTGACCGGCCCCGGCGGACTGCAACTGCCCGCCACCAACGAGGGCAACAGCCACGTCTACTACGTGTACGTCGTCCGCCACCCGCGGCGCGACGAGATCCTCGAGGCGCTCAAGGCGTACGACATCTCCCTCAACATCAGCTATCCGTGGCCGGTGCACACCATGTCCGGCTTCGAGCACCTGGGCTGGCGCCCGGGGTCGCTGCCGGTCACCGAGAAACTGGCCGGCGAGATCTTCTCGCTGCCGATGTACCCCTCGCTGCCCGAGGCCGTGCAGGAGAAGACCATCGCCGCCCTGCGCGACGTTCTGGCCGCCCTGTGA
- a CDS encoding NDP-hexose 2,3-dehydratase family protein: protein MSTQTVPRLLRPRVEHSLPARLSRSAAVTASGHQMRTEDVADWLAGRARAHHFKVERVPLDELDGWSFAPGTGDLGHRSGKFFSVVGLSVAVDDGPIPDWCQPIIRQPEVGILGILAKEFDGVLHFLMQAKMEPGNRNLLQLSPTVQATRSNYQRVHQGSKVKYLDHFVRPGRGRVLSDSLQSEHGSWFYRKSNRNMLVETDADVPVDDDFCWLTLGQIGELLRLDNVVNMDARTVISCFPMSLPEAGALCSDTELLSWFTAERARHDVEVRRIPLADVGGWERDAEGLGRPDGRYFRVTGVAVEAGSREVTGWAQPLLEPCGTGIAAFLFRRIGGVPHLLVHAKVEGGYLDTVELAPTVQCTPENWEHQPAEHRPPFLDMVSAAPGDGRIRYEAVHSEEGGRFLNAEIRYLFVEADEATAPLDPQSGYQWVTVGQLNSLTAHGHYVNVQARTLLSCVNSGAVKL, encoded by the coding sequence GTGAGTACGCAGACCGTCCCCAGGCTGTTGCGCCCGCGCGTCGAACACTCCCTGCCGGCCAGGCTCTCCCGGTCGGCGGCGGTGACCGCAAGCGGCCACCAGATGCGCACCGAGGACGTCGCCGACTGGCTCGCCGGGCGGGCCCGCGCCCATCACTTCAAGGTGGAGCGGGTGCCACTCGACGAGCTGGACGGCTGGTCCTTCGCACCCGGCACCGGAGACCTCGGTCACCGCAGCGGCAAGTTCTTCTCCGTGGTGGGACTGTCGGTCGCCGTCGACGACGGTCCGATACCTGACTGGTGCCAACCCATCATCCGCCAGCCCGAGGTGGGGATACTCGGCATACTCGCCAAGGAGTTCGACGGGGTCCTGCACTTCCTGATGCAGGCGAAGATGGAGCCGGGCAACCGCAACCTCCTCCAACTCTCGCCCACGGTGCAGGCTACCCGCAGCAACTACCAGCGGGTACACCAGGGTTCGAAGGTGAAGTACCTCGACCACTTCGTGCGGCCCGGCCGCGGCCGGGTGCTCAGCGACTCGCTCCAGTCGGAGCACGGCTCCTGGTTCTACCGCAAGTCCAACCGGAACATGCTGGTGGAGACGGACGCCGATGTGCCGGTCGACGACGACTTCTGCTGGCTGACCCTCGGCCAGATCGGGGAGCTGCTACGGCTCGACAATGTCGTCAACATGGACGCGCGTACGGTCATTTCCTGCTTCCCCATGTCCCTGCCCGAAGCGGGCGCGCTGTGTTCCGACACGGAACTGCTTTCCTGGTTCACCGCGGAGCGCGCACGCCACGACGTGGAGGTGCGCCGCATCCCGCTGGCCGACGTGGGCGGCTGGGAGCGCGACGCGGAGGGTCTCGGGCGCCCGGACGGCCGCTACTTCCGGGTGACCGGAGTCGCGGTCGAGGCGGGCAGCCGCGAGGTCACCGGCTGGGCACAGCCCCTGCTCGAGCCCTGCGGGACGGGCATCGCGGCGTTCCTGTTCCGCCGCATTGGCGGCGTACCGCATCTGCTGGTCCACGCCAAGGTGGAGGGCGGCTACCTCGACACGGTCGAGCTGGCACCGACGGTCCAGTGCACACCGGAGAACTGGGAGCATCAGCCGGCCGAGCACCGGCCCCCGTTCCTCGACATGGTGTCGGCCGCCCCGGGCGACGGGCGCATCCGCTACGAAGCGGTCCATTCGGAGGAGGGTGGCAGGTTCCTGAACGCGGAGATCCGCTATCTGTTCGTGGAGGCCGACGAGGCCACGGCCCCGCTCGATCCGCAGTCCGGCTACCAGTGGGTGACCGTCGGCCAGCTCAACTCGCTCACCGCGCATGGACACTACGTGAACGTCCAGGCCCGCACCCTGCTCTCCTGCGTCAACTCCGGCGCCGTGAAACTCTGA
- a CDS encoding NAD(P)-dependent oxidoreductase, which yields MAVKPPLITLLGATGFLGSAVLRELARRPVRIRAVSRRPAAVPAGARAEVEVRTADLTEPGEMAAAVDGADIIMHTVLYSAATSTWRIEDGDTAAERVNVGLIRDLVDVLADKKDGPRTKVLFTGTVGQAGPCDKDVLDGTESDRPAGEYDRQKLAAERLLLAANDRGVLLGTSLRLPTLFGYGPDSVARDRGVVSAMARRALAGEPITMWHDGTVRRDLLYVEDVARGIVAAADHAEALAGRHWLLGTGVGRPLGGVFEEVAALVAERTGKSPVPVVSVEPPSHAEAGDFSSMTIDASAFRGATGWSPGTPLTEALRSTVDFLADETERAQS from the coding sequence GTGGCCGTGAAGCCCCCGCTCATCACCCTGCTCGGAGCCACCGGCTTTCTCGGCTCCGCCGTGCTGCGTGAACTGGCCCGGCGGCCGGTGCGGATCAGGGCCGTCTCGCGGAGGCCCGCCGCCGTACCGGCCGGCGCTCGCGCCGAGGTCGAGGTGCGCACCGCCGACCTCACTGAGCCCGGAGAGATGGCCGCCGCCGTGGACGGCGCCGACATCATCATGCACACGGTCCTCTACAGCGCCGCCACGTCGACCTGGCGTATCGAGGACGGTGACACGGCGGCCGAGCGCGTCAACGTGGGCCTGATCCGCGACCTCGTCGACGTCCTCGCCGACAAGAAGGACGGGCCGCGTACGAAGGTGCTGTTCACCGGGACCGTCGGGCAGGCCGGTCCGTGCGACAAGGACGTACTCGACGGCACCGAATCCGACCGGCCAGCGGGTGAGTACGACCGTCAGAAGCTGGCTGCGGAACGGCTGTTGCTCGCCGCCAACGACCGGGGCGTGCTGCTCGGTACGTCGCTCAGGCTGCCCACCCTGTTCGGTTACGGCCCGGACTCCGTCGCGCGTGACAGGGGCGTCGTCTCCGCGATGGCGCGCAGGGCGCTGGCCGGCGAGCCGATCACGATGTGGCACGACGGCACGGTTCGGCGCGACCTGCTGTACGTGGAGGACGTGGCCCGCGGCATCGTCGCGGCCGCCGACCACGCCGAGGCGCTCGCCGGGCGGCACTGGCTGCTCGGTACCGGCGTGGGCCGGCCGCTGGGCGGTGTGTTCGAGGAGGTCGCCGCCCTGGTCGCGGAGCGCACGGGCAAGTCGCCGGTGCCGGTGGTTTCCGTCGAGCCGCCCTCGCACGCGGAGGCCGGTGATTTCTCCAGCATGACCATCGACGCCTCGGCGTTCCGCGGCGCCACCGGATGGAGCCCCGGCACCCCGCTCACCGAGGCGCTGCGCAGCACCGTCGACTTCCTCGCCGACGAGACCGAACGGGCACAGTCGTGA